One region of Lytechinus pictus isolate F3 Inbred chromosome 8, Lp3.0, whole genome shotgun sequence genomic DNA includes:
- the LOC135154933 gene encoding CUB and sushi domain-containing protein 3-like, whose translation MPLVCVILHELITLELEEKVTILSPNGTGNNTYPTNVKISWLVSGPADTRIVATFRTFRIEPNFDFLTIGIGLDAGDPKTLLRALSGRSLPDDVISLTNQMWLHFVSDSSITDQGFKIDIWVKNISDSLQMPLAFIEGHSNEEDVYCQPAICPETSQESRNVSLCKRVTQDCPLNLNPFLEANCSNSHLDNTHLMCLGTNGESAKDTSWFKRIEYLRLFMYQVNIIHGGAFSALSNLTFLDISNNNITTLRENAFSGLTKLYKLNIINNLIRNI comes from the exons ATGCCCCTCGTGTGTG TTATTCTTCATGAATTAATTACGTTGGAGTTGGAGGAGAAAGTGACAATACTCTCACCGAACGGTACGGGAAACAACACGTATCCGACCAATGTGAAGATTTCTTGGCTTGTATCCGGACCAGCGGATACCCGGATTGTCGCAACCTTCCGAACCTTCCGAATTGAACCAAACTTCGATTTCTTAACAATTG GTATTGGTCTTGACGCCGGGGACCCCAAAACACTATTAAGAGCTTTGTCTGGGCGATCTCTTCCTGATGACGTCATTTCATTGACCAATCAGATGTGGCTTCACTTCGTCTCAGATTCCAGCATCACAGACCAAGGGTTCAAGATTGATATatgggtgaaaaatatttcag ATTCTTTGCAGATGCCGCTGGCATTCATCGAAGGACATTCAAATGAGGAGGATGTCTATTGCCAGCCCGCCATCTGCCCAGAAACATCTCAAGAAAGTCGAAATG TGTCTCTGTGTAAACGCGTTACCCAGGATTGTCCGCTTAACTTGA ACCCATTCCTAGAAGCAAACTGCAGTAACTCACATCTCGATAATACTCATTTGATGTGCTT GGGCACTAATGGGGAAAGCGCTAAAGATACATCATGGTTCAAACGAATTGAGTACCT ACGTTTATTCATGTACCAGGTCAACATTATCCACGGAGGGGCCTTTTCTGCTTTATCCAACCTGACATTTTT ggaTATATCAAACAATAATATTACTACTCTAAGGGAAAATGCCTTCTCGGGATTGACCAAGCTGTATAAGTT aaatattatcaataatttaatcAGGAACATTTAG